A genomic stretch from Bradyrhizobium quebecense includes:
- the purB gene encoding adenylosuccinate lyase: protein MMSQDHISNVLAERYASPAMRAIWSGEGKVRLERDYWIAVLKGQRDLGIPVPDGVIESYERVKDQINLASIMQRERVTRHDVKARIEEFCDLAGHEHLHKGMTSRDLTENVEQLQVYRALQLVETKSIAALVRFAKRAQQLRDIPFTARTHNVAAQVTTLGKRIAMSGEEMLLAHQNLVNVLQTYPARGLKGAVGTRLDQITLFNGDAGKARALEERILVHLGLPKALDAVGQVYPRSLDFRAVSVLTELASGPGNFAKTIRLMAGHELASEGFAKGQVGSSAMPHKMNSRSCERINGLHVILKGYLAMAAGLAGDQWNEGDVSCSVVRRVMLPDAFLATDGLLETLLTVLDQMEVFEAVVETELNRYLPFLLTTTVMMEAVKKGAGREGAHEAIKEHAVAAIGDLRTGKIVQNDLLQRLAADQRLGLSEAELQLVLAQGRANSGDAGAQVDYFAQQVDALARAKPEAASYAPGTIL from the coding sequence ATCATGTCCCAGGATCACATTTCCAACGTTCTCGCTGAACGTTATGCCTCACCCGCCATGCGCGCCATCTGGAGTGGCGAGGGCAAGGTTCGCCTCGAACGCGACTACTGGATCGCCGTACTGAAGGGCCAGCGCGATCTCGGGATTCCGGTTCCGGACGGCGTGATCGAAAGCTACGAGCGCGTGAAGGACCAGATCAATCTGGCCTCCATCATGCAGCGGGAGCGCGTCACCCGCCACGACGTCAAGGCGCGCATCGAGGAGTTCTGCGATCTGGCCGGCCATGAGCACTTGCACAAGGGCATGACCAGCCGCGACCTCACGGAGAACGTGGAGCAATTGCAGGTCTACCGCGCGTTGCAGCTGGTCGAGACCAAGAGCATCGCCGCGCTGGTTCGGTTTGCGAAGCGCGCCCAGCAGTTGCGCGACATCCCGTTCACCGCACGCACCCACAACGTGGCCGCGCAAGTCACGACGCTCGGCAAGCGCATCGCCATGTCAGGCGAGGAGATGCTGCTGGCGCATCAGAACCTGGTCAATGTGCTGCAGACCTACCCCGCGCGCGGCCTGAAAGGCGCAGTGGGCACGCGTCTCGACCAGATCACCCTGTTCAATGGCGATGCCGGCAAGGCGCGCGCGCTCGAGGAACGCATCCTCGTTCACCTCGGCCTGCCGAAAGCGCTCGACGCCGTCGGCCAGGTGTATCCGCGCAGCCTCGACTTCCGTGCGGTCAGCGTGCTCACCGAGCTCGCCAGCGGTCCCGGCAACTTCGCCAAGACCATCCGCCTGATGGCGGGCCATGAACTCGCCAGCGAAGGCTTTGCCAAGGGCCAGGTCGGTTCCTCGGCCATGCCGCACAAGATGAACAGCCGCTCCTGCGAGCGCATCAATGGCCTGCATGTGATCCTGAAGGGCTATCTCGCGATGGCCGCCGGGCTCGCCGGCGATCAGTGGAACGAGGGTGACGTCTCCTGCTCCGTCGTGCGCCGCGTCATGCTGCCCGATGCCTTCCTCGCCACCGACGGCCTGCTCGAGACCTTGCTCACCGTGCTCGATCAGATGGAGGTGTTCGAAGCCGTCGTCGAGACCGAGCTCAACCGCTACCTGCCCTTCCTGCTGACCACCACTGTCATGATGGAAGCGGTCAAGAAGGGCGCCGGCCGTGAAGGCGCCCACGAGGCGATCAAGGAGCACGCCGTCGCCGCCATTGGCGACCTTCGCACCGGCAAGATCGTGCAGAACGATCTGCTGCAGCGTCTGGCCGCCGATCAACGGCTTGGCTTGAGCGAAGCCGAATTGCAGCTCGTGCTCGCGCAAGGTCGCGCCAACTCTGGCGACGCCGGCGCCCAGGTCGATTATTTCGCCCAGCAGGTCGATGCGCTCGCCCGCGCCAAGCCGGAAGCCGCGAGCTACGCGCCGGGCACGATTCTGTGA
- the ntrB gene encoding nitrate ABC transporter permease produces the protein MTLSLRLRAAIVSLALLAAFLGAWHLATRSSGTTAAMSPEYARLMGLTATQGKSALPGPLDVGAKLWEHLKRPFYDNGPNDKGLGIQLAYSIGRVGLGYLIAVIVAIPLGFMIGMSPLISKALDPFIQLLKPISPLAWMPLALYTIKDSSISAIFVIFICSVWPMLLNTAFGVAGVRKEWINVARTLEVGTVRRAFTVILPAAAPTILTGMRISIGIAWLVIVAAEMLVGGTGIGYFVWNEWNNLSITNVIIAILLIGLVGMLLDQVLARFTRMVTFPE, from the coding sequence ATGACTCTCTCCCTCCGCCTCCGCGCCGCCATCGTCTCGCTTGCGCTGCTCGCGGCCTTTCTCGGCGCCTGGCACCTCGCGACCCGCAGCAGCGGCACAACGGCGGCCATGAGCCCCGAATACGCCAGGCTGATGGGGCTGACCGCGACGCAGGGCAAGTCGGCGTTGCCCGGGCCGCTCGATGTCGGCGCCAAGCTGTGGGAGCACCTGAAGCGGCCGTTCTACGACAACGGGCCGAACGACAAGGGGCTCGGCATCCAGCTCGCCTATTCGATCGGGCGCGTCGGGCTCGGCTATCTCATCGCGGTCATCGTCGCGATCCCGCTCGGTTTCATGATCGGGATGTCGCCTTTGATCAGCAAGGCGCTCGATCCCTTCATCCAGCTGCTGAAGCCGATCTCGCCGCTGGCCTGGATGCCGCTCGCGCTCTACACCATCAAGGATTCCTCGATCTCGGCGATTTTTGTCATTTTCATCTGCTCGGTGTGGCCGATGCTGTTGAACACCGCGTTTGGGGTCGCAGGCGTGCGCAAGGAGTGGATCAACGTCGCGCGGACGCTCGAGGTCGGCACCGTCAGGCGCGCCTTCACCGTGATCCTGCCGGCGGCGGCGCCGACGATCCTGACCGGCATGCGGATCTCGATCGGGATCGCCTGGCTCGTGATCGTCGCCGCCGAGATGCTCGTCGGCGGCACCGGCATCGGCTATTTCGTCTGGAACGAGTGGAATAATCTGTCGATCACCAATGTGATCATCGCGATCCTTTTGATCGGCCTCGTCGGCATGCTGCTCGACCAGGTGCTGGCGCGCTTCACGCGCATGGTGACGTTTCCGGAGTAG
- a CDS encoding OsmC family protein, translating into MTAVAQKTALTGCLAPIDRGGLEQLIANGKANPKVIKTLKCRTVAEGKFRHANYIRNLAPYIVDEPPGLLGDDTAPNPSEASLAALGSCLAVGLHANAVHRGWIVNKLELELEGDLNITAVWGTGDVSEKPVGFTDVRVKVDMECEGVAQDEIDALVAHVKKWSPVANTFTRPVNLEVSA; encoded by the coding sequence ATGACCGCTGTCGCTCAAAAAACCGCACTGACCGGCTGCCTCGCGCCGATCGACAGAGGCGGGCTCGAGCAGCTGATTGCCAACGGCAAGGCCAACCCGAAGGTCATCAAGACCTTGAAGTGCAGGACGGTGGCCGAGGGCAAGTTCCGTCACGCCAACTACATCCGCAACCTCGCGCCCTACATCGTCGACGAACCGCCGGGCCTGCTCGGCGACGACACCGCGCCCAATCCCTCCGAGGCCTCGCTCGCCGCGCTCGGCTCCTGCCTTGCGGTCGGCCTGCACGCCAACGCCGTGCATCGCGGCTGGATCGTCAACAAGCTCGAGCTCGAGCTCGAGGGCGATCTCAACATCACCGCGGTGTGGGGCACCGGCGACGTCAGCGAGAAGCCGGTCGGCTTCACCGATGTCCGCGTCAAGGTTGACATGGAATGCGAGGGCGTCGCGCAGGACGAGATCGACGCGCTGGTGGCGCATGTGAAGAAGTGGTCGCCGGTCGCCAACACCTTCACGCGCCCCGTCAATCTCGAGGTCAGCGCCTAG
- a CDS encoding TetR/AcrR family transcriptional regulator produces the protein MVKSLAKKKPAAASAAGDDESARGRLLNAATHLFCKNGINATGIDAIIDEAGTAKTTLYKLFGSKTNLVHAVLESEGKQWREWFIGAIEAGGGDPQTKLARIFPALKSWFAEERFYGCPFINAVAEHDKDAKQFRNIALKHKKVVLAHIEKLAGEMGATEPAVLAHQLALLIDGAIVAAMVSCDPGVADTAGLAASNLFAPAKLKKTKRAGRSDELLAV, from the coding sequence ATGGTCAAATCGCTTGCGAAGAAAAAACCTGCCGCGGCGTCCGCCGCCGGCGACGACGAATCCGCGCGCGGGCGCCTGCTCAACGCGGCCACGCATCTGTTCTGCAAGAACGGCATCAACGCCACCGGCATCGATGCGATCATCGATGAAGCCGGAACCGCCAAGACGACGCTCTACAAGCTGTTCGGCTCGAAGACCAACCTTGTGCATGCCGTGCTAGAAAGCGAAGGCAAGCAGTGGCGCGAATGGTTCATCGGCGCGATCGAGGCCGGCGGCGGCGATCCGCAGACCAAGCTGGCACGGATCTTCCCCGCCCTGAAGTCCTGGTTCGCCGAGGAACGCTTCTACGGCTGCCCCTTCATCAACGCGGTCGCCGAGCACGACAAGGACGCCAAGCAGTTCCGCAACATCGCGCTGAAGCACAAGAAGGTGGTGCTGGCGCATATCGAGAAGCTCGCCGGCGAGATGGGCGCGACCGAGCCGGCCGTGCTCGCGCATCAGCTCGCGCTGTTGATCGACGGCGCCATCGTCGCCGCCATGGTGTCCTGCGATCCCGGTGTCGCCGACACCGCCGGCCTCGCCGCCAGCAATCTGTTCGCGCCGGCGAAGCTGAAGAAGACGAAGCGCGCGGGACGCTCGGACGAGTTGCTCGCGGTCTAA
- a CDS encoding SDR family oxidoreductase has translation MAKQLEGKVAAVTGAASGIGLASSEAMLAAGARVVMVDRDAAALQALAGRHGDAVIPLVIDLLDPKACATLLPAILERAGQLDILHANAGIYVGGDLVDADTGAIDRMLNLNVNVVMKNVHDVLPHMIARGTGDIIVTSSLAAHFPTPWEPVYASSKWAINCFVQTVRRQVFKHGIRVGSISPGPVISALLADWPAEKLEEAKAAGSLLEASEVAEVVMFMLTRPRGMTIRDVVMLPTNFDL, from the coding sequence ATGGCGAAGCAATTGGAAGGCAAGGTCGCGGCGGTGACCGGGGCGGCGTCGGGCATTGGACTTGCGAGCAGCGAGGCGATGCTGGCCGCGGGCGCGCGCGTGGTGATGGTCGACCGTGACGCGGCCGCGCTGCAAGCGCTCGCCGGCAGGCACGGCGATGCGGTGATCCCGCTGGTCATCGACCTGCTCGATCCGAAGGCCTGCGCGACGCTGTTGCCCGCGATCCTCGAGAGGGCCGGCCAGCTCGACATCCTGCACGCCAATGCGGGGATCTATGTCGGCGGCGATCTCGTCGATGCCGATACCGGCGCGATCGACCGGATGCTGAACCTCAACGTCAACGTCGTGATGAAGAACGTGCACGACGTGCTGCCGCACATGATCGCGCGCGGGACCGGCGACATCATCGTGACGAGCTCGCTCGCCGCGCATTTCCCGACGCCGTGGGAGCCGGTCTATGCGTCGTCGAAATGGGCGATCAACTGCTTCGTGCAGACGGTGCGGCGCCAGGTGTTCAAGCACGGTATCCGCGTCGGCTCGATCTCGCCGGGGCCCGTGATCAGCGCGCTGCTCGCGGACTGGCCGGCGGAGAAGCTTGAGGAGGCCAAAGCAGCGGGCAGCCTGCTGGAGGCGAGCGAGGTTGCCGAGGTCGTGATGTTCATGCTGACCCGGCCGCGCGGCATGACCATCCGCGACGTCGTGATGCTGCCGACGAACTTCGATCTGTAG
- a CDS encoding ABC transporter ATP-binding protein, translated as MTDKFISIEGIARRYPGAGGGTTTTTVFEDFWLSMTRGEFGCVIGHSGCGKTTVLNILAGLDEPSGGTVIVDGQGVEGTSLDRAVIFQSHALLPWRTVLGNVGYAVSSKWRKWDRARVRAHAQKFIDLVGLTGSEHKHPSELSGGMKQRVGIARALSITPKIMLMDEPFSALDALTRGTLQDEVRRICLETGQTTFMITHDVDEAIFLADKIFLMTNGPGAVLAEIVENPLPKERGRIDLHRHPYYYALRNHIVDFLVSRSKSFAAEVTDHDPRHVPTVRPGVGEPVIVSPPRVVEPNPAQSVAR; from the coding sequence ATGACCGACAAGTTCATCTCCATCGAGGGAATCGCCCGGCGTTATCCCGGCGCTGGCGGCGGCACCACCACCACCACTGTGTTCGAGGACTTCTGGCTGTCGATGACGCGCGGCGAGTTCGGCTGCGTGATCGGCCATTCCGGCTGCGGCAAGACCACGGTGCTGAACATCCTCGCCGGACTCGACGAGCCGAGCGGGGGGACTGTCATCGTCGATGGCCAGGGCGTCGAGGGCACCAGCCTCGACCGCGCCGTGATCTTCCAGAGCCATGCGCTGCTGCCGTGGCGCACGGTGCTCGGCAATGTCGGCTATGCCGTGAGCTCGAAATGGCGCAAATGGGACCGCGCCCGGGTCAGGGCCCACGCGCAGAAATTCATCGATCTCGTCGGGCTGACCGGCTCCGAGCACAAGCATCCGTCGGAGCTGTCGGGCGGCATGAAGCAGCGCGTCGGCATTGCGCGGGCGCTGTCGATCACGCCGAAGATCATGCTGATGGACGAGCCGTTCTCGGCGCTGGACGCGCTGACCCGCGGCACGCTGCAGGACGAGGTGCGGCGCATCTGCCTGGAGACCGGGCAGACCACCTTCATGATCACCCACGACGTGGATGAGGCGATCTTCCTCGCCGACAAGATCTTCCTGATGACCAACGGGCCCGGCGCGGTGCTGGCCGAGATCGTCGAGAACCCGCTGCCGAAGGAGCGCGGCCGCATCGACCTGCACCGTCATCCCTATTACTATGCGCTGCGCAACCATATCGTCGATTTCCTGGTCAGCCGCAGCAAGAGCTTTGCCGCTGAGGTGACCGATCACGATCCGCGCCACGTGCCGACGGTGCGGCCCGGTGTCGGCGAGCCGGTGATCGTCTCGCCGCCGCGCGTCGTTGAACCCAATCCCGCGCAGAGCGTTGCGCGCTGA
- a CDS encoding CmpA/NrtA family ABC transporter substrate-binding protein: MSTSDDPFDADRALVRSGCACGRHRSTAEHEHAARTLRCEPVADLSEQKRYKGIVASAVMRAVFPQDVARRAFLKSVGAATALAALSEFFPLKRATEAFADAGPPEKKDLKVGFIPITCATPIIMAAPLGFYAKQGLNVEVVKTAGWAVIRDKTINKEYDAAHMLAPMPIAISLGLGANAIPFTVPAIENINGQGITLAIKHKDKRDPKDWKGMKFAIPFDYSMHNYLLRYYLAEHGLDPDTDVQLRSVPPPEMVANLRADNIDGFLAPDNICQRAIYDGVGFLHILSKEIWDGHPCCSFAASREFITTAPNSFAALTRAIVDATGFAAKAENRKQIAEAIAPANYINAPVTVLEQVLTGTYADGLGGVKTDPKRVDFDPFPWQSFAVWMLTQMKRWGQIKGDVDYKAVAEQVYLATDTKKVMAEMGLTPPTSSYKSFSVMGKSFDPAKPEDYLASFKIRKSS, translated from the coding sequence ATGTCCACGTCAGATGATCCCTTCGACGCCGACCGCGCGCTCGTGCGATCCGGCTGCGCCTGTGGCCGGCATCGCTCAACCGCCGAGCACGAGCATGCCGCGCGCACGCTGCGCTGCGAGCCGGTCGCCGATCTCAGCGAGCAGAAGCGCTACAAAGGCATCGTCGCGTCGGCGGTGATGCGGGCGGTGTTTCCGCAGGATGTCGCGCGCCGCGCCTTCCTGAAATCGGTCGGTGCCGCGACCGCACTCGCCGCGCTGTCAGAGTTCTTCCCGCTGAAGAGGGCGACGGAGGCGTTCGCCGACGCCGGACCGCCGGAGAAGAAGGACCTCAAGGTCGGCTTCATCCCGATCACCTGCGCGACTCCGATCATCATGGCGGCGCCGCTCGGCTTCTATGCCAAGCAGGGCCTCAACGTCGAGGTGGTGAAGACCGCCGGCTGGGCTGTCATTCGCGACAAGACCATCAACAAGGAATACGACGCTGCTCACATGCTAGCGCCGATGCCGATCGCGATTTCGCTCGGGCTTGGCGCGAACGCTATACCCTTCACCGTGCCCGCGATCGAGAACATCAACGGGCAGGGCATCACGCTTGCCATCAAGCACAAGGACAAGCGCGATCCGAAGGATTGGAAAGGCATGAAGTTCGCCATTCCGTTCGACTACTCCATGCACAACTATCTGCTGCGCTATTATCTCGCCGAGCACGGGCTCGATCCGGATACCGACGTGCAGCTCCGCTCGGTGCCGCCGCCGGAAATGGTCGCCAATCTGCGCGCCGACAACATCGACGGCTTCCTCGCGCCCGACAACATCTGCCAGCGCGCGATCTATGACGGTGTCGGCTTCCTGCACATCCTGTCCAAGGAGATCTGGGACGGTCATCCCTGCTGCAGCTTTGCCGCGAGCCGCGAATTCATCACGACGGCGCCGAACTCCTTCGCGGCGCTGACCCGCGCGATCGTGGACGCCACCGGCTTTGCTGCGAAGGCCGAGAACCGCAAGCAGATCGCGGAGGCGATCGCGCCGGCCAACTACATCAACGCGCCGGTGACGGTGCTGGAGCAGGTCCTGACCGGCACCTATGCCGACGGCCTCGGCGGCGTGAAGACCGATCCGAAGCGCGTCGACTTCGATCCGTTCCCCTGGCAGTCCTTTGCGGTGTGGATGCTGACGCAGATGAAGCGCTGGGGCCAGATCAAGGGCGATGTCGACTACAAGGCGGTCGCCGAGCAGGTCTATCTCGCCACCGACACGAAAAAGGTGATGGCCGAGATGGGGCTCACGCCGCCGACAAGCTCGTACAAGTCGTTCTCGGTGATGGGCAAGAGTTTCGATCCGGCCAAGCCCGAGGATTATCTCGCAAGCTTCAAGATCAGGAAGTCGTCGTGA
- the cynS gene encoding cyanase yields the protein MKREDLTEKLLDIKREKGWSWKHICEKIGGYSEVLIVGAILGQMKLTKPQAANAGELFGLSKAETAMLNEVPMRGAGTPMPPTDPLIYRFYEMVMVNGPAWKALIEEEFGDGIMSAIDFDMAMERVANPKGDRVKITMSGKFLPYKYYGASGNVPEYGFKEE from the coding sequence ATGAAACGCGAAGACCTCACCGAGAAGCTGCTCGACATCAAGCGCGAGAAGGGCTGGAGCTGGAAGCATATCTGCGAGAAGATCGGAGGGTATTCCGAAGTGCTGATCGTGGGCGCGATCCTCGGCCAGATGAAGCTGACCAAGCCGCAGGCGGCCAATGCCGGCGAGCTGTTCGGGTTGTCGAAGGCCGAGACCGCCATGCTCAACGAGGTGCCGATGCGCGGCGCCGGCACGCCGATGCCGCCGACCGATCCGCTGATCTACCGCTTCTACGAGATGGTGATGGTGAACGGCCCGGCGTGGAAGGCGCTGATCGAGGAGGAGTTCGGCGACGGCATCATGTCGGCGATCGACTTCGACATGGCGATGGAGCGTGTCGCCAATCCGAAGGGCGACCGCGTCAAGATCACCATGAGCGGCAAGTTCCTGCCGTACAAATATTACGGCGCCAGCGGCAACGTGCCGGAATACGGCTTCAAGGAAGAGTGA
- a CDS encoding sulfurtransferase, producing MTDVLITAGELAELVKKEPCVIIDTRNPDAYAAGHLPGAVNVHDIFTFLATSTPEGIHELKTKFADAFGAAGLSGKETAVIYEQSMNSGFGQSCRGYYLLTMLGYPKVKVLHGGFDAWKAADLSVTTDVAVPPKASFAIVPEAGDIMIDAKAMLAAVGKPGVAILDVRDVDEWIGESSSPYGKDFCPRKGRIPGAVWLEWYRMMKPTGEGQRFKSKDEILAECATVGISQTTPVYLYCFKGARASNTFLALKNAGVKDVRMYFGSWNEWSRDPALPIDEGLPTAAVVTDKAA from the coding sequence ATGACGGACGTTCTGATCACCGCCGGCGAACTTGCCGAGCTCGTCAAGAAAGAACCATGTGTCATCATCGACACGCGGAATCCGGATGCCTATGCGGCCGGCCATCTGCCGGGCGCCGTCAATGTGCATGACATCTTCACATTCCTTGCGACCTCGACGCCGGAAGGCATCCACGAGCTGAAGACCAAGTTCGCCGACGCGTTCGGCGCCGCCGGTCTGTCCGGCAAGGAGACCGCCGTGATCTACGAGCAGTCGATGAATTCCGGCTTCGGCCAGTCCTGCCGCGGCTACTACCTGCTGACGATGCTCGGCTATCCCAAGGTGAAGGTGCTGCATGGCGGCTTCGATGCCTGGAAAGCCGCCGATCTGTCAGTCACCACCGACGTTGCGGTGCCGCCGAAGGCCTCCTTTGCGATCGTGCCGGAGGCCGGCGACATCATGATCGACGCGAAGGCGATGCTGGCCGCGGTCGGCAAGCCCGGCGTCGCGATCCTCGACGTGCGTGACGTCGACGAGTGGATCGGCGAGAGCTCCTCGCCCTACGGCAAGGATTTCTGCCCGCGCAAGGGCCGCATCCCCGGCGCCGTCTGGCTGGAATGGTACCGGATGATGAAGCCGACCGGCGAAGGTCAGCGCTTCAAGTCGAAGGACGAGATCCTGGCGGAATGCGCCACCGTCGGTATCTCGCAAACCACGCCGGTCTATCTCTACTGCTTCAAGGGCGCGCGCGCCTCGAACACCTTCCTGGCGCTGAAGAACGCCGGCGTGAAGGACGTGCGGATGTACTTCGGTTCATGGAACGAGTGGTCGCGCGACCCGGCGCTGCCGATCGACGAGGGTCTGCCGACCGCGGCCGTCGTCACGGACAAGGCGGCATAG
- a CDS encoding PACE efflux transporter produces the protein MSMRSFSDRVRHAVLFELIGIAIFTPAAAWLFNQPVAHMGVIGVVSATVATIWNLLFNLGFDHALVRVTGRVIKTMPIRVAHAMLFEAGLIVLLIPFVAWYLGISLWAALMMDISIVAFYLVYAFVFNIAYDRVFPVRELSAHGRRASRALPA, from the coding sequence ATGTCTATGCGTTCCTTCTCCGATCGGGTCAGGCACGCAGTCCTGTTCGAACTGATCGGTATCGCCATCTTCACGCCGGCAGCCGCGTGGCTGTTCAATCAGCCGGTCGCCCATATGGGCGTCATCGGCGTCGTCTCGGCGACGGTGGCAACGATCTGGAACTTGCTGTTCAATCTCGGCTTCGACCACGCGCTGGTCCGCGTCACCGGCCGTGTCATCAAGACGATGCCGATCCGTGTCGCTCACGCGATGCTGTTCGAGGCCGGCTTGATCGTGCTGCTGATCCCGTTCGTCGCCTGGTATCTCGGCATCTCGCTGTGGGCCGCGCTGATGATGGATATCTCCATCGTCGCGTTCTATCTGGTCTACGCGTTCGTATTCAACATCGCTTACGATCGCGTCTTCCCGGTCCGCGAGCTCAGCGCGCACGGTCGCAGGGCAAGCCGGGCCCTGCCGGCTTGA
- a CDS encoding LysR family transcriptional regulator, whose translation MAVSMDQLESFVAAAEQGSFSGAARLLKKAQSAVSTHVANLETDLGIALFDRAGRNPVLTEAGARLLPEARLILDRREHLIGVASSFEAHVEKRLVVAIDELYPESAVGELFAEFAKRFPHVEVELLFPIMEDVSRLVLDGKADVGVMWRQEHLPPELGFKTIGWVPLQLVCGKNHPLAHGRVDWEELKRHRQIMVTVRNEGTERHRLRVAAEVWWVESHWVILQILKQGVGWALIPAHIMASSQVAEELAIPELEFDEGAHPVALEVVWHKQRPAGPAAKWLRRRFATRPPMLRM comes from the coding sequence ATGGCCGTTTCCATGGACCAGCTCGAATCCTTCGTGGCGGCGGCCGAGCAGGGCTCGTTCTCCGGTGCGGCACGGCTTCTGAAGAAAGCGCAATCGGCGGTCAGCACGCACGTCGCCAATTTGGAAACAGACCTCGGGATCGCGCTGTTCGACCGAGCCGGTCGCAACCCGGTGCTGACCGAAGCCGGTGCGCGGCTGTTGCCGGAAGCAAGATTGATCCTCGATCGCCGTGAGCATCTGATCGGCGTCGCGAGCAGTTTCGAGGCGCATGTCGAGAAGCGGTTGGTGGTGGCGATCGACGAGCTCTATCCGGAGAGCGCGGTCGGGGAGCTGTTTGCGGAATTCGCCAAGCGCTTTCCTCATGTCGAAGTGGAGCTGCTGTTTCCGATCATGGAGGACGTCAGCCGCCTCGTGCTCGACGGTAAGGCCGATGTCGGCGTGATGTGGCGGCAGGAGCATCTGCCGCCCGAGCTCGGCTTCAAGACCATCGGCTGGGTGCCGCTGCAGCTCGTGTGCGGCAAGAACCATCCGCTGGCGCATGGCCGGGTGGACTGGGAGGAGCTGAAGCGGCATCGCCAGATCATGGTCACGGTGCGCAACGAGGGCACCGAGCGGCATCGGCTTCGTGTCGCCGCGGAGGTATGGTGGGTGGAGAGCCATTGGGTGATCCTGCAGATCCTCAAGCAGGGCGTCGGCTGGGCGCTGATCCCGGCGCACATCATGGCGAGCTCGCAGGTTGCCGAGGAACTGGCAATTCCCGAACTGGAATTCGACGAGGGCGCGCATCCCGTTGCGCTCGAAGTGGTCTGGCACAAGCAGCGGCCTGCGGGGCCGGCGGCAAAATGGCTGCGTCGCCGTTTCGCCACGCGGCCGCCGATGCTCCGCATGTGA
- a CDS encoding acyl-CoA dehydrogenase family protein: MGSLALSRVAAQDPAPTITDEVARLARQELAPLASAIDAGSVYPGEFLRRLGKVGAWSSHVPQEGPADLRWAIQSMAALGEVCGATAFMAWCQNTLVWYVANSTNMKLAARFGNCFSSGRALGGTGLSNPMKSFFGIERLKLKGRKVDGGYIVRGALPWVSNLGPDHYFGTIFEREDEGSKGEPGSTVMFLADCSDPAITLTPCKPFLAMDGTGTYGVQFRDVFVPDELILAEPAAPFVKKIRAGFILLQAGMGLGLMKDCISIMDEVHAPLGHVNRYLPQQPLQFRELYAEFEKEAMTLASDPYNTDDSYWRRVVALRLRIGDASVAFAHAAMLHCGARGYLMSHRAQRRLREAYFVAIVTPATKQLRKMLADG; encoded by the coding sequence ATGGGTTCACTGGCATTATCGCGGGTCGCAGCTCAAGATCCCGCACCGACCATCACGGACGAGGTCGCGCGCCTCGCCCGTCAGGAGCTGGCACCGCTCGCATCCGCGATCGATGCCGGCTCGGTCTATCCCGGCGAATTCCTGCGCCGGCTCGGCAAGGTCGGCGCGTGGAGCAGCCACGTGCCGCAGGAGGGGCCTGCCGACCTGCGCTGGGCGATCCAGTCGATGGCCGCGCTCGGCGAAGTCTGCGGCGCCACCGCTTTTATGGCGTGGTGCCAGAACACGCTGGTCTGGTACGTCGCGAACTCCACCAACATGAAGCTCGCCGCGCGCTTCGGCAATTGCTTCTCCAGCGGGCGCGCGCTCGGCGGCACCGGGCTCTCCAACCCGATGAAGAGCTTCTTCGGCATCGAGCGGCTGAAGCTGAAGGGCCGCAAGGTCGATGGCGGCTACATCGTGCGCGGCGCGCTGCCCTGGGTGTCCAATCTCGGCCCCGACCATTACTTCGGCACGATTTTCGAGCGCGAGGACGAGGGCAGCAAGGGCGAGCCGGGCAGCACCGTGATGTTTCTTGCCGATTGCTCCGATCCCGCGATCACGCTGACGCCGTGCAAGCCGTTCCTGGCGATGGACGGCACCGGCACCTACGGCGTCCAGTTCCGCGACGTGTTCGTGCCGGACGAGCTGATCCTCGCTGAGCCGGCTGCGCCGTTCGTCAAGAAGATCCGCGCCGGCTTCATCCTGCTGCAGGCCGGCATGGGCCTCGGCCTGATGAAGGATTGCATCAGCATCATGGACGAAGTCCATGCGCCGCTCGGTCACGTCAACCGCTATCTGCCGCAGCAGCCGCTGCAATTCCGCGAGCTCTATGCCGAGTTCGAGAAGGAGGCGATGACGCTGGCAAGCGATCCCTACAACACCGATGACAGCTATTGGCGCCGCGTCGTCGCGCTGCGCCTGCGGATCGGCGATGCCAGCGTCGCGTTCGCGCATGCGGCGATGCTCCATTGCGGCGCGCGCGGCTATCTGATGAGTCACCGCGCCCAGCGCAGGCTGCGCGAGGCCTATTTCGTCGCCATCGTCACGCCTGCCACCAAGCAGCTGCGCAAGATGCTGGCGGACGGCTGA